In Remersonia thermophila strain ATCC 22073 chromosome 5, whole genome shotgun sequence, the following proteins share a genomic window:
- a CDS encoding 60S ribosomal protein uL11 gives MPPKFDPNEVKVITLRATGGEVGASSALAPKIGPLGLSPKKVGEDIAKATGDWKGLRVTVKLTIQNRQAQVSVVPTASALIIRALKEPPRDRKKEKNIKHNKSITLDEVIDIARTMRFKSFSKDLKGVVKEILGTAFSVGCQVDGKSPKAVSDAIEAGEIDIPDE, from the exons ATGC CTCCCAAGTTCGATCCCAATGAGGTCAAGGTCAT CACCCTCCGGGCAACCGGTGGTGAGGTCGGTGCCTCCTCGGCGCTTGCCCCCAAGATTGGTCCTCTCGGTCTCTCGCCGAAGAAGGTCGGTGAAGATATCGCCAAGGCCACTGGTGACTGG AAGGGTCTCCGCGTGACGGTCAAGCTCACGATCCAAAACCGCCAAGCCCAAGTGTCCGTCGtcccgacggcgtcggcgctcATCATCCGGGCGCTCAAGGAGCCCCCCCGTGACcgcaagaaggagaagaacaTCAAGCACAACAAGTCCATCACTCTTGACGAGGTGATCGATATTGCGAGGACGATGCGGTTCAAGTCCTTCTCCAAGGACCTCAAGGGTGTCGTCAAGGAGATTCTGGGCACCGCCTTCAGCGTCGGTTGCCAGGTGGATGGCAAGAGCCCAAAGGCGGTCAGCGACGCGAttgaggcgggcgagatTGACA TTCCGGATGAGTAA